In one window of Methanomicrobiales archaeon DNA:
- a CDS encoding 2TM domain-containing protein: MPTDEELRALARESVQEKIGFYIHFAIYATVNLFLIVLWWFGGGIGTFPWFIFPLFGWGAGIVVHYFGAFRGKAYVERMAEREYQRLKRGER, encoded by the coding sequence ATGCCGACGGATGAAGAATTGAGGGCCCTGGCACGGGAGAGCGTGCAGGAGAAGATCGGGTTTTACATTCATTTCGCCATCTATGCGACCGTAAATCTCTTTCTCATCGTTCTCTGGTGGTTCGGAGGCGGGATCGGCACATTCCCCTGGTTCATCTTTCCGCTCTTCGGGTGGGGCGCCGGGATCGTGGTCCACTACTTCGGTGCGTTCCGGGGGAAGGCGTACGTGGAGCGGATGGCAGAACGGGAGTACCAGCGTCTGAAGCGGGGAGAGCGGTAG
- the msrB gene encoding peptide-methionine (R)-S-oxide reductase MsrB, which produces MGSGETAMAQEHAAGMVPIYSARTGQVENRRRIRRSDAEWRRILPPETYRVACRKGTEPPFANRYNDFHEKGIYHCAVCGIDLFRSDTKFESGTGWPSFWAPVSELNVRTEEDLSGGMRRIEVRCALCGAHLGHVFDDGPPPTGKRYCMNSASLRFVPEKAP; this is translated from the coding sequence ATGGGCAGTGGTGAGACAGCCATGGCCCAGGAGCATGCAGCCGGGATGGTTCCCATATACAGTGCCCGCACGGGACAGGTCGAGAACCGCCGCAGGATCCGCAGGAGCGACGCAGAGTGGCGGCGGATCCTCCCGCCGGAGACCTACCGCGTCGCCTGCCGGAAGGGCACCGAACCCCCGTTCGCCAACAGGTACAACGACTTCCACGAGAAGGGGATCTACCACTGCGCCGTCTGCGGCATCGACCTCTTCCGCTCCGATACCAAGTTCGAGTCCGGGACCGGCTGGCCCAGTTTCTGGGCTCCGGTATCGGAGCTGAACGTCCGAACGGAGGAGGATCTCTCGGGCGGGATGCGCCGCATCGAGGTGCGCTGCGCCCTCTGCGGCGCCCACCTGGGGCACGTCTTCGACGACGGCCCCCCGCCCACGGGAAAGCGCTACTGCATGAACTCGGCATCCCTGCGGTTCGTTCCAGAGAAAGCGCCTTGA
- a CDS encoding tetratricopeptide repeat protein — translation MVGLGLLKTVAGTLRGIAPRSKKGERAAEEVRADATIADLNQQGSAYARSSEYEKALECFDRILEIEPRQIRAWNNKGNCYANMGMLDEALACYERALQLSPEDARIWNNKGVILDAIGRPKEAVRCFNQAIALNPDFIPAWENKGNTLLRLNRVAESRQCQNQAEELKRGSFKVVDS, via the coding sequence GTGGTAGGGTTGGGACTCCTCAAGACAGTGGCCGGCACCCTCCGCGGCATCGCCCCGCGCTCGAAAAAAGGCGAGAGGGCGGCAGAAGAGGTCCGTGCAGACGCCACCATCGCAGACCTGAACCAGCAGGGGAGTGCGTATGCACGGAGCAGCGAGTACGAGAAGGCGCTGGAGTGCTTCGACAGGATTCTGGAGATCGAGCCGCGGCAGATCCGTGCCTGGAACAACAAGGGCAACTGTTACGCCAACATGGGCATGCTCGACGAGGCTCTCGCCTGCTACGAACGGGCGCTGCAGCTCAGCCCGGAGGATGCGCGCATCTGGAACAACAAAGGAGTGATCCTGGACGCCATCGGTCGCCCGAAAGAGGCCGTCAGGTGCTTCAACCAGGCGATTGCCTTGAATCCCGATTTCATTCCGGCCTGGGAGAACAAGGGGAACACCCTGCTTCGCCTGAACCGCGTGGCCGAATCCCGCCAGTGCCAGAACCAGGCGGAGGAGCTGAAGCGCGGGTCGTTCAAGGTCGTCGACTCCTGA
- a CDS encoding ATP cone domain-containing protein, with the protein MAQERGRSPAEEQRERIEKMYESARREFGGIAGMKPVSWQEAKVAKGTGHIEEFNPDKIKESVKKAGADEQLATDVVEDIKRTTHTGMTTAEIDHDVQYILKRRDMDTYKNWMQWKEEHHKMP; encoded by the coding sequence ATGGCACAAGAGAGAGGAAGATCCCCTGCCGAGGAGCAGAGGGAGCGGATCGAGAAGATGTACGAGAGCGCCCGCAGGGAGTTCGGCGGGATCGCCGGCATGAAGCCGGTCAGCTGGCAGGAGGCGAAGGTGGCCAAGGGCACAGGCCACATCGAGGAGTTCAATCCCGATAAAATCAAAGAATCGGTGAAAAAAGCCGGCGCCGACGAGCAGCTGGCCACGGATGTTGTGGAGGACATCAAGAGGACGACCCACACGGGGATGACCACCGCCGAGATCGACCACGACGTCCAGTACATCCTCAAGCGCAGGGACATGGATACGTACAAGAACTGGATGCAGTGGAAGGAAGAGCACCACAAGATGCCCTGA
- a CDS encoding LEA type 2 family protein yields the protein MRKIAAPLLTVGLFCVAGCLTSFYEEPAVTVEGLEIVDITPGSPGLLLHLNISNPNPLGATLDRVSFDLYLIEDGRRVFLGHGERGGFEIPPRGSTAVAVPVTLDNRSLIQALLLALRAGTVTIAVEGSATLDLGVTAFEVPFNQTTELHLRG from the coding sequence ATGAGAAAGATAGCCGCCCCCCTCCTTACCGTCGGTCTGTTCTGCGTTGCCGGCTGCCTTACTTCTTTCTACGAGGAGCCTGCCGTGACTGTGGAGGGCCTCGAGATCGTGGATATCACGCCGGGCAGCCCGGGGCTCCTCCTGCACCTGAACATCAGCAATCCCAACCCCCTCGGGGCCACCCTGGATCGGGTATCGTTCGACCTTTATCTTATCGAGGACGGCAGGCGGGTCTTTCTGGGACATGGGGAGCGGGGAGGTTTCGAGATCCCGCCCCGGGGTTCAACGGCCGTCGCCGTTCCGGTCACCCTGGATAACCGGAGCCTGATCCAGGCCCTGCTGCTGGCTCTACGGGCCGGTACGGTCACGATTGCAGTGGAGGGTTCGGCCACCCTGGATCTCGGCGTCACCGCTTTCGAGGTGCCGTTCAACCAGACTACAGAGCTGCACCTTCGAGGGTGA
- a CDS encoding DUF11 domain-containing protein, which translates to MTKRCMHIAQIVLVSLLLLSCTIAAAAASNITITKSVSPSAVYTGDAVTWKVCVTNNDFSSANVTVEDALFAGNGSPVYLASVYASNSSGSGEFNSTTGVWTIENLAGKSNTTLTLVTRFAAAGTYTNWANITEYDIHDSDTSDNNASAEVEVKAPTDLTGRIIIKPETLNLKSRGIFHVFVNITGEYAADAIDLANSNLTCNGAPALDLKIAGAGDPESAFARIIARFNRQDLVNTSAENATIDCTGTIVVGGEAIRVEGGDEVRLIHEQRQDSFLDRILKFLGFRKDDPLPAEASTLISTLPEGMKSPGQARKYIETAATTPDPEGLVEETGVPPQENPSNGKAKGQVKRTQEQCQNQTCDGADVTPTPRGKGYAKKTAEE; encoded by the coding sequence ATGACGAAGAGATGCATGCACATCGCGCAGATCGTTCTCGTCAGCCTGCTGCTGCTGAGCTGCACCATTGCGGCAGCGGCAGCAAGCAACATCACGATCACAAAGAGTGTGAGCCCATCCGCGGTCTACACCGGCGATGCGGTCACCTGGAAGGTATGCGTCACGAACAACGACTTCTCAAGTGCCAACGTAACGGTGGAGGACGCACTGTTCGCCGGGAACGGCAGCCCCGTGTACCTCGCATCGGTATATGCCTCCAACAGTTCAGGATCGGGCGAATTCAACAGCACCACCGGTGTCTGGACCATCGAAAACCTGGCGGGCAAGAGTAACACGACCCTGACCCTCGTCACACGGTTCGCCGCTGCGGGGACCTACACCAACTGGGCGAACATCACGGAGTACGACATTCACGACTCGGACACGTCCGACAACAACGCCTCGGCGGAGGTCGAGGTGAAGGCCCCGACCGACCTCACCGGACGGATCATCATCAAGCCCGAGACGCTCAACCTGAAGAGCCGCGGCATCTTCCACGTCTTCGTGAACATCACGGGTGAATATGCAGCGGATGCAATCGATCTTGCCAACAGCAACCTCACCTGCAACGGCGCTCCGGCCCTCGACCTGAAGATCGCGGGCGCCGGGGATCCCGAGAGTGCCTTTGCCAGGATCATCGCCAGGTTCAACCGGCAGGATCTGGTGAACACCAGCGCCGAGAACGCCACGATCGACTGCACGGGCACGATCGTGGTGGGAGGCGAGGCGATACGGGTCGAAGGGGGCGACGAGGTTCGCCTGATTCACGAACAGCGTCAGGATTCCTTCCTGGACAGGATCCTGAAGTTCCTGGGATTCAGGAAGGACGATCCGCTCCCTGCAGAGGCTTCAACGCTGATCTCGACCCTGCCCGAGGGCATGAAGAGCCCCGGCCAGGCCAGGAAGTACATCGAGACTGCGGCCACCACTCCCGACCCGGAAGGTCTCGTTGAGGAGACCGGGGTCCCGCCGCAGGAGAATCCCTCGAACGGCAAGGCCAAGGGACAGGTCAAGCGGACCCAGGAGCAGTGCCAGAATCAGACCTGTGACGGTGCCGACGTCACCCCCACTCCCCGCGGAAAGGGCTACGCCAAGAAGACCGCCGAAGAGTGA
- a CDS encoding ATP-binding protein, with protein sequence MIQPLPIEKYRNIFDPAKIQCASTEEMRPLEEIIGQERALRALRFGLEIKQPGFNVYAAGAQGTGRRTAVQSFLDQIKKEKPRGSDWIYVHNFANPYEPNAIRMPPGMGEPFKKDMASFIEEAKRTLPKVFQSEEYATRRDEVLGALQAKRNELLAEMNKRAEAKGFLIQPSPAGILAIPIVGGQPLPQEEFLALPPEQREEIQRRREELNVDFRDVSRQIQEIERQGAEAVENLNREVTLYAIGYLLTHLKEKYSAIEEIPLYIEAVQKDILENLEIFLGIPQQQQQQAPFQIQAMLQQLQEQVFRKYEVNVLVGHGSDEGAPVVYEQNPTYQNLFGKLEKEVQFGALTTDFTMIRPGSIHQANGGYLLLNVEDLFRSPTAQFSWEGLKTALKTGKIQIEEPGERWGFITVKTIKPEPIPLDLKVALIGTPEIYQILYMADPDFKELFKVKADFDIVMDRNDENANKYADFACNLVRENSLKHLDRGAIAKVVEYGSRIAEDQLKLSTRFAAIADIVREAHFYALQEGADQITASHINRAIEEKIYRSNLVQKKIEEYIERDIFLIDTEGTRTGQVNGLSVMSVGDFAFGRPSRVTASIGIGREGIIDIERESAMGGPIHTKGVLILSGYLNNKYATDKPLTLSARLVFEQSYSGIEGDSASSTELYAILSALSDLPIKQYLAVTGSVNQKGEVQAIGGVNEKLEGFFEVCKAKGLNGNQGCLIPESNVQNLMLKEEIVEAARAGKFRIYPVKTIDEGIEVLTGVPAGERQADGSYPEGTVNYRVDRRLKEMAETLKEYQPFGLPAR encoded by the coding sequence ATGATTCAACCGCTACCGATAGAGAAGTACCGCAATATCTTCGATCCGGCGAAGATACAGTGCGCCAGCACCGAGGAGATGCGGCCGCTCGAGGAGATCATCGGGCAGGAGAGGGCGCTGCGGGCACTCCGGTTCGGCCTGGAGATAAAGCAGCCCGGGTTCAACGTCTACGCAGCCGGTGCCCAGGGGACCGGGAGGAGAACGGCGGTCCAGAGTTTCCTGGACCAGATCAAGAAGGAGAAGCCCCGGGGGAGCGACTGGATCTACGTCCACAACTTCGCGAACCCCTACGAACCGAACGCAATCCGCATGCCGCCGGGCATGGGCGAACCCTTCAAGAAGGATATGGCCAGTTTCATCGAAGAGGCCAAACGGACGCTCCCGAAGGTCTTCCAGAGCGAGGAGTACGCGACCCGCCGGGACGAGGTCCTCGGGGCCCTCCAGGCGAAGAGAAACGAACTCCTGGCGGAGATGAACAAGAGAGCCGAAGCGAAGGGATTCTTAATCCAGCCGAGCCCCGCGGGCATCCTGGCGATTCCCATCGTCGGGGGCCAGCCGCTGCCGCAGGAGGAGTTCCTCGCCCTGCCGCCCGAGCAACGGGAGGAGATCCAGCGGAGGCGGGAGGAGCTCAACGTCGATTTCCGGGACGTTTCGCGGCAGATCCAGGAGATCGAGCGGCAGGGTGCCGAGGCGGTCGAGAACCTGAACCGCGAGGTGACGCTCTATGCGATCGGCTACCTGCTCACGCATCTAAAAGAGAAATACAGCGCGATCGAAGAGATTCCCCTGTATATCGAGGCCGTGCAGAAGGATATCCTGGAAAACCTTGAAATCTTCCTGGGTATACCTCAACAGCAGCAGCAACAGGCCCCGTTCCAGATCCAGGCGATGCTGCAGCAGCTCCAGGAGCAGGTGTTCCGGAAGTACGAGGTGAACGTGCTCGTGGGCCACGGCAGCGACGAGGGGGCGCCGGTGGTCTACGAGCAGAACCCGACCTACCAGAACCTCTTCGGCAAGTTGGAGAAGGAGGTTCAGTTCGGGGCGCTCACCACGGATTTCACCATGATCCGCCCCGGCTCCATCCACCAGGCGAACGGCGGCTACCTCCTCCTGAACGTCGAGGATCTCTTCCGCAGCCCGACGGCCCAGTTCTCCTGGGAGGGCTTGAAGACCGCGCTGAAGACCGGGAAGATCCAGATCGAGGAGCCCGGAGAGCGATGGGGGTTCATCACGGTGAAGACGATCAAGCCCGAGCCGATCCCGCTCGACCTGAAGGTGGCCCTGATCGGCACGCCGGAGATCTACCAGATCCTCTACATGGCCGACCCGGACTTCAAGGAGCTCTTCAAGGTGAAGGCCGATTTCGACATCGTCATGGACCGCAACGATGAGAACGCCAACAAGTACGCGGACTTTGCCTGCAACCTGGTGCGGGAGAACAGCCTGAAGCACCTGGACCGCGGGGCGATCGCCAAAGTGGTCGAGTACGGCTCCCGCATCGCCGAGGACCAGCTGAAGCTCTCAACCCGATTCGCTGCCATCGCCGACATCGTCCGCGAGGCGCATTTCTACGCTCTTCAGGAGGGCGCCGATCAGATCACCGCCTCCCACATCAACCGCGCGATCGAGGAGAAGATCTACCGCTCCAACCTCGTCCAGAAGAAGATCGAGGAGTACATCGAACGCGACATCTTCTTGATCGACACCGAGGGAACCCGGACCGGCCAGGTAAACGGGCTCTCGGTGATGAGCGTGGGGGACTTCGCCTTCGGCCGCCCGTCCCGGGTCACCGCGAGCATCGGGATCGGGCGGGAGGGGATCATCGACATCGAGCGGGAGTCGGCGATGGGGGGCCCCATCCATACCAAGGGGGTCCTCATCCTCTCCGGTTACCTCAACAACAAGTACGCCACGGACAAGCCCCTGACCCTCTCGGCACGGCTCGTCTTCGAGCAGAGCTACTCCGGGATCGAAGGCGACTCCGCCTCCAGCACCGAGCTCTACGCCATCCTCTCCGCCCTCTCGGACCTGCCCATCAAGCAGTACCTCGCCGTCACCGGCTCGGTGAACCAGAAAGGGGAGGTCCAGGCCATCGGCGGCGTCAACGAGAAGCTCGAGGGATTCTTCGAGGTATGCAAGGCGAAGGGGCTGAACGGCAACCAGGGCTGCCTGATCCCCGAGAGCAACGTCCAGAACCTGATGCTCAAAGAGGAGATCGTCGAGGCGGCAAGGGCGGGCAAGTTCAGGATCTACCCGGTGAAGACCATCGACGAGGGGATCGAGGTGCTGACCGGCGTTCCCGCCGGCGAGCGGCAGGCGGACGGATCGTACCCCGAGGGGACCGTGAACTACCGGGTCGACAGGCGGCTCAAGGAGATGGCCGAGACCCTGAAGGAGTACCAGCCGTTCGGGCTCCCGGCACGGTAA
- a CDS encoding TIGR00341 family protein, which produces MDALPMKKVTITVSKEQAEKLEPYLKDTLYFTEERQGRTRITVFVLDEMLEEMIEKTYDALDAAKGTGSKFSRPVWTGLITRIEKTMDPADEDVLVEVSSPDFVISPALEKMKERVRMLRQPRSDMTIEKMVSQTEGYTRLDSRTVLLAGIAGMVGLIGLFLNNIGIVIGAMLLAPLLGPIYALAIQAAIGSMQDIGRCVRIIVLLLAMLIGVAVLVTFSFSLVFPLPLTPEIAARMDANVIYIVMAILLGFATIVALSRGIPEGIAGVAIAAALLPPAVVTGIALVIYPSGALKAFILTLQNVVGLVAGSILAVTTLEIGPRDLFQRFRARKALTRIVLILAVFIILLTGLSFVAG; this is translated from the coding sequence ATGGATGCTCTGCCCATGAAGAAGGTGACGATAACCGTATCGAAAGAGCAGGCGGAGAAACTGGAGCCCTATCTGAAGGACACGCTCTATTTCACCGAGGAGCGCCAGGGGCGGACGCGGATCACGGTCTTTGTCCTGGACGAGATGCTCGAGGAGATGATCGAGAAGACCTACGATGCCCTGGACGCCGCGAAGGGCACGGGCTCGAAGTTCAGCCGCCCCGTCTGGACCGGGCTGATAACCAGGATCGAGAAGACGATGGATCCGGCCGACGAGGACGTCCTTGTCGAGGTCTCCTCGCCGGATTTCGTCATCTCCCCGGCCCTCGAGAAGATGAAGGAGCGCGTGCGGATGCTGCGCCAGCCCCGGAGCGACATGACCATCGAGAAGATGGTCTCGCAGACCGAAGGCTACACCCGGCTGGACAGCCGCACCGTCCTGCTCGCCGGCATCGCCGGCATGGTGGGGCTGATCGGGCTCTTTTTGAACAATATCGGGATCGTCATCGGCGCCATGCTCCTCGCCCCGCTCCTCGGGCCGATCTACGCCCTCGCCATCCAGGCGGCGATCGGGAGCATGCAGGATATCGGGAGATGCGTGCGGATCATCGTCCTGCTCCTGGCGATGCTGATCGGAGTGGCCGTGCTCGTGACGTTCAGCTTCTCTCTCGTCTTCCCCCTCCCGCTGACCCCGGAGATCGCCGCCCGCATGGACGCGAACGTGATCTACATCGTGATGGCGATCCTCCTCGGGTTCGCCACGATCGTCGCCCTCTCCCGCGGCATCCCCGAGGGGATCGCAGGGGTGGCGATTGCCGCCGCGCTCCTCCCCCCGGCGGTCGTGACGGGGATCGCGCTCGTCATCTATCCTTCCGGAGCCCTGAAGGCCTTCATCCTGACCCTGCAGAACGTGGTGGGGCTGGTTGCAGGAAGCATCCTGGCGGTGACGACGCTGGAGATCGGGCCGCGTGACCTCTTCCAGCGGTTCCGGGCAAGAAAGGCGCTCACCCGCATCGTCCTGATCCTGGCCGTTTTCATCATCCTGCTGACCGGGCTCTCCTTCGTGGCTGGATGA
- a CDS encoding amino acid permease has protein sequence MHTRAPPPARRILQTKPISQLVEGTKGEHALKRVLNPFELVLLGIGAIVGTGIFVITGVAAANYSGPALVVSFLIAGTVCLFAALCYAEFAAMVPVAGSAYTYTYASLGEIWAWIIGWDLILEYAVAIAAVAVGWSGYVVNLLAAGGITLPAALVNPPGVAGGTVNLPAILIIAAITALLIVGVKESARVNAVIVTIKLAVVALFLYLGYSRIQPVNWTPFMPFGWGGVITGAAIVFFAYIGFDAVSTAAEEVKNPQRDLPIGILGSLLVATALYVLVSLVLTGIVPYTELNVPAPVAFALDRVGIPWGGALVSVGALLGITSVLLVLLFGQTRIFFAMSRDGLLPSTFKEVHPVFRTPVKVTLLVGLVTATISSLLPLQAIAELVNIGTLAAFIIVAAGVIVLRRTQPDAPRPFRTPLVPFIPLLCIASCLALVLALPTVTHLRFVLWLALGLVLYRFYGIRHSRLQEAMRQAG, from the coding sequence ATGCATACTCGTGCACCACCTCCCGCCCGCCGCATCCTCCAGACCAAGCCCATCTCGCAGCTCGTAGAGGGCACGAAGGGCGAGCATGCCCTGAAACGGGTGCTGAACCCGTTCGAGCTCGTCCTGCTCGGGATCGGGGCCATTGTCGGGACCGGCATCTTCGTCATCACCGGGGTTGCCGCGGCCAACTACTCCGGCCCGGCACTCGTCGTCTCCTTCCTGATCGCCGGCACCGTCTGTCTTTTTGCCGCCCTCTGCTACGCGGAGTTTGCAGCCATGGTCCCGGTGGCCGGCAGCGCCTACACCTACACCTACGCCTCGCTGGGAGAGATCTGGGCCTGGATCATCGGCTGGGACCTGATCCTGGAGTACGCGGTCGCCATCGCCGCCGTCGCCGTCGGCTGGTCGGGCTACGTCGTCAACCTCCTCGCCGCAGGGGGGATCACGCTCCCCGCCGCACTCGTGAACCCCCCGGGTGTCGCGGGCGGCACTGTGAACCTCCCCGCGATCCTGATCATCGCCGCCATCACCGCCCTCCTGATCGTCGGGGTCAAGGAGAGCGCACGGGTGAACGCTGTGATCGTGACGATCAAACTGGCCGTGGTCGCCCTCTTCCTCTACCTGGGATACAGCCGCATCCAGCCGGTCAACTGGACCCCCTTCATGCCCTTCGGGTGGGGCGGCGTCATCACGGGCGCGGCGATCGTCTTCTTCGCCTACATCGGGTTCGACGCCGTCTCGACAGCCGCCGAGGAGGTGAAGAACCCCCAGCGGGACCTCCCCATCGGGATCCTGGGCTCCCTTCTCGTAGCCACCGCCCTCTACGTCCTGGTCTCGCTGGTGCTCACCGGCATCGTCCCGTATACCGAGCTGAACGTGCCGGCACCGGTCGCGTTCGCCCTGGACCGGGTCGGCATCCCCTGGGGCGGGGCGCTCGTCTCCGTCGGGGCGCTGCTCGGCATCACATCGGTGCTCCTCGTCCTCCTCTTCGGCCAGACCCGGATCTTCTTCGCGATGTCCCGGGACGGGCTCCTGCCGTCCACCTTCAAGGAAGTGCACCCGGTCTTTCGAACGCCCGTCAAAGTCACGCTGCTGGTGGGGCTGGTGACCGCGACCATCAGCAGTCTCCTGCCCCTGCAGGCGATCGCCGAACTGGTGAACATCGGGACACTCGCCGCCTTCATCATCGTCGCCGCCGGGGTGATCGTGCTGCGCCGCACGCAGCCCGACGCACCCCGCCCCTTCCGCACTCCGCTGGTGCCATTCATCCCCCTCCTCTGCATCGCCTCCTGCCTCGCCCTCGTCCTGGCCCTGCCCACCGTCACCCACCTGCGGTTCGTCCTCTGGCTGGCCCTGGGACTCGTCCTGTACCGGTTCTACGGTATCCGCCACAGCCGGCTCCAGGAGGCTATGCGACAAGCAGGATGA
- a CDS encoding YhfC family glutamic-type intramembrane protease produces the protein MDPLVVLSFAIAILLEIVVPLGVAWWLVRRFALAWRIFLYGALFFILVQVIHTPLVLFTQTPIAIALNGIFPDRTISLAVFAIILGFLAGLFEEVGRYLVFRWFFRPRSIPLSTENGLLFGAGWGGVESMLVGGLVFLTLLSYVTAAPLTDARIEAINESLGGTLTEEQIAAIEAQNQALLNLTPLDPLVGLLERLMTFPIQIALTILVLFAVVQGRPLLLLLAILWHTALDALAVFLAATAGIAAAEISVAVSAVIALALIWYTWPRVPKARSL, from the coding sequence ATGGACCCGCTCGTCGTTCTCTCCTTCGCGATCGCGATCCTCCTCGAGATCGTCGTGCCGCTGGGGGTTGCCTGGTGGCTCGTGCGGAGGTTCGCCCTCGCCTGGCGGATATTCCTCTACGGCGCCCTCTTCTTCATCCTGGTCCAGGTGATCCACACGCCGCTGGTGCTGTTCACCCAGACTCCCATCGCCATCGCCCTCAACGGGATCTTTCCGGACCGCACGATCTCGCTGGCCGTCTTTGCGATCATCCTGGGGTTCCTTGCAGGCCTCTTCGAGGAAGTCGGACGGTATCTGGTCTTCCGCTGGTTCTTCCGGCCCCGCAGCATACCGCTCTCCACGGAAAACGGGCTTCTCTTCGGGGCGGGCTGGGGCGGCGTGGAGAGCATGCTGGTCGGCGGGCTGGTCTTTCTCACCCTGCTCTCCTACGTCACCGCAGCCCCGCTCACCGATGCCCGGATCGAGGCAATCAACGAGAGCCTGGGCGGCACCCTCACCGAGGAGCAGATCGCGGCGATCGAGGCCCAGAACCAGGCCCTCCTGAACCTCACCCCCCTGGATCCCCTGGTGGGCCTCCTGGAGCGGCTGATGACGTTTCCCATCCAGATCGCACTCACCATCCTGGTGCTCTTCGCGGTCGTGCAGGGCCGCCCTCTTCTGCTGCTGCTTGCCATCCTCTGGCACACGGCCCTGGATGCCCTGGCCGTCTTCCTGGCCGCCACCGCAGGGATCGCGGCCGCAGAGATCTCTGTTGCGGTGAGTGCCGTCATCGCCCTGGCGCTGATCTGGTACACGTGGCCGAGAGTCCCGAAAGCCCGGAGCCTGTGA